From a single Eremothecium sinecaudum strain ATCC 58844 chromosome III, complete sequence genomic region:
- the RET2 gene encoding coatomer subunit delta (Syntenic homolog of Ashbya gossypii AFR274C; Syntenic homolog of Saccharomyces cerevisiae YFR051C (RET2)), whose translation MVVLAVSITTRSGKPLLSRQFRDITKGRVMELLSNFQNIVANSSRQHTFVEDEHVRYLYKPLDDFYIILITNRQSNIIQDMDTLNLFAQTVNSNLKGFSEEEVLDGAFDILGSFDEIISLGYKENLSLNQINTFLSMESHEEKIQEIIERSKEFEAAEERKRRAREISRREHEKKLGIAAAETFGQAPFHNSSERNMSDAYKSYYSNASAAAQQSYKHLQQQQSYNERSISPPGSHSEATRKGPSMKLGGKRDIIVPDLGARAASKPEITVLQPVEEKRTNNGILINIRETINAEITRDGAIATSELKGILELRVNDPELAQLKIILNQEVNAKDRTLQFKTHPKVDNSIFMSSKVISLKDPSKPFPSNDQSLGVLRWRKVGSADDNSLIPLQVSTWVSPASAGIFEVSMEFEITESYGLPLKDVRFIFPLYTTNVVLKDDSDGVSIESTDEEHGVILKVDTIEPGTSGVFSIAIEAQYEDALFPMNIVFSNPESSSTFSNVSISQVTHSLDEQKTLPFDCVSILNSDEYVVV comes from the coding sequence ATGGTTGTATTAGCAGTTTCAATAACTACGAGAAGTGGCAAGCCATTGCTCTCAAGGCAATTTAGAGATATCACAAAAGGCCGTGTTATGGAGCTATTGTCAAACTTCCAAAACATAGTGGCAAATTCATCCCGCCAACACACATTTGTTGAAGACGAGCATGTTAGATATCTATACAAACCTCTTGATGATTTCTACATCATCTTAATTACCAATCGTCAATCTAATATTATCCAGGACATGGATACGTTGAATTTATTCGCCCAAACAGTGAACTCCAATTTAAAGGGTTTCAGTGAAGAAGAGGTACTGGATGGTGCATTTGATATTTTGGGATCTTTTGATGAGATTATTTCACTTGGATACAAAGAAAACTTATCATTGAATCAAATAAACACATTTTTATCCATGGAATCGCATGAAGAGAAAATTCAGGAGATTATTGAACGTAGCAAGGAATTCGAGGCTGCAGAAGAAAGAAAGCGCCGTGCTAGGGAAATTAGCAGAAGAGAGCACGAAAAGAAGCTTGGAATTGCTGCCGCTGAAACCTTTGGCCAAGCACCTTTCCATAATAGTTCCGAACGTAATATGAGCGATGCTTATAAAAGTTACTACAGTAACGCTTCTGCTGCTGCTCAACAATCATACAAACACTTACAGCAACAACAGAGCTACAACGAGAGATCTATTTCTCCACCTGGCTCACACTCTGAAGCTACAAGAAAAGGGCCATCCATGAAGCTCGGTGGCAAAAGAGATATTATCGTCCCAGATCTAGGAGCAAGAGCAGCTTCAAAGCCTGAGATAACCGTACTGCAGCCTGTGGAAGAAAAGAGAACCAATAACGGTATTCTGATTAACATTAGAGAAACTATCAATGCTGAAATTACTCGTGATGGTGCCATTGCAACGTCTGAACTAAAGGGTATCTTAGAATTGCGCGTTAACGACCCCGAATTAGCACAATTGAAAATAATACTAAATCAGGAAGTGAATGCAAAAGATAGAACTTTGCAGTTTAAGACACACCCCAAGGTCGATAACTCAATCTTCATGTCCTCAAAGGTGATTAGTTTGAAGGATCCTAGCAAACCTTTCCCATCAAATGACCAGAGTCTTGGTGTTTTGAGATGGCGCAAAGTTGGCTCTGCCGACGACAACAGCCTCATTCCACTACAGGTCTCGACGTGGGTTTCACCAGCATCAGCTGGAATTTTTGAAGTCAGCATGGAATTTGAAATTACGGAAAGCTACGGTCTACCATTGAAAGATGTTCGTTTCATTTTCCCCTTATACACAACAAACGTCGTGCTAAAGGATGACAGCGATGGTGTTTCCATTGAAAGTACTGACGAAGAACATGGTGTGATTCTCAAGGTAGACACCATTGAGCCAGGCACATCTGGTGTATTCAGTATAGCCATTGAAGCCCAATATGAAGATGCACTCTTCCCTATGAATATTGTATTCTCTAACCCAGAGTCTAGTTCAACATTTTCTAATGTTTCTATTTCACAGGTTACCCACTCACTTGATGAACAGAAGACTTTACCATTCGACTGTGTGTCAATTTTAAACAGTGACGAATATGTCGTTGTTTAG
- a CDS encoding HCL542Wp (Syntenic homolog of Ashbya gossypii NOHBY652 AFR550C and unannotated Eremothecium cymbalariae gene; No homolog in Saccharomyces cerevisiae) gives MLKECEKTINNINTIYSKEERYLLSITELMLPCSLYDELGGGVELPLRSASTTYTSDITSMTKASQYNLWTKQMELRYGEVLENLTTREAIHKDVYLTEDEMMQFNEDIRQDCRGKKVRRGIPPFIFLKGQSEVGSLIDANFLLTDDHEQFHYMQRYKNFPNSNSLEYVKEMIQPYIELMDDMAKEIAERRQRKEQHNSQGKTPASYISTGTKTGSHCGSNSQTKVSSSISSIFNRGPVKKWLTLWSRMKQRIRLLNDCSLVLDTTVRIIKKKI, from the coding sequence ATGCTTAAAGAATGTGAAAAAACTATAAATAATATCAATACTATCTACTCCAAGGAGGAAAGGTATTTATTAAGCATTACTGAGCTGATGCTACCATGTTCACTGTATGATGAATTGGGAGGTGGTGTTGAACTACCCTTAAGAAGTGCCTCTACAACTTACACTTCAGATATTACAAGTATGACAAAAGCTTCACAGTATAACCTCTGGACAAAGCAAATGGAACTTCGTTATGGTGAGGTTTTGGAAAACCTTACGACTAGAGAAGCTATTCATAAAGATGTTTACCTTACTGAAGACGAAATGATGCAGTTTAATGAGGATATTAGACAGGATTGTCGCGGTAAGAAGGTACGGCGAGGCATTCCTCCATTTATATTCCTTAAAGGTCAATCAGAAGTAGGGAGTCTCATAGATGCAAATTTTCTTCTCACTGATGATCATGAACAGTTTCATTACATGCAACGCTATAAAAATTTTCCCAATTCCAATTCATTAGAATATGTTAAGGAAATGATTCAGCCATATATCGAATTAATGGATGACATGGCAAAAGAAATAGCGGAGCGTAGACAAAGAAAGGAGCAGCATAATTCTCAAGGTAAAACGCCTGCATCCTATATATCTACCGGAACTAAAACAGGAAGCCACTGCGGAAGTAACAGTCAGACTAAGGTATCCAGTTCCATAAGCAGCATATTTAACAGAGGCCCAGTTAAAAAATGGCTAACCCTGTGGTCAAGGATGAAACAGCGGATAAGATTACTAAACGACTGTAGCCTAGTCCTGGACACTACAGTTAGAATTATCAAGAAAAAAATCTAG
- a CDS encoding HCL541Cp (Syntenic homolog of Ashbya gossypii ACR155W; Non-syntenic homolog of Saccharomyces cerevisiae YIL066C (RNR3)), translated as MMTNPITVKNKLGETSSLSEDDLLEKLTSLSFGLNTKYMNLGSVVEKIMTSIPSEISEEELTGYMGETLQSSVTSHPDFSTLAARVEVSELHNRLSGVTFSQNLGLLFNGVKNTDVDGPPGKKQKLLTPTAISNKSLISSDFYEMALKYSDVIDKAIDLERDYEFTYFGWKTLCKSYLLKDEAGVIHETPQFLFMRVALAIHGPFEDVDSILATYKLMSEKYFIHATPTLFNAGTINQFLSSCFLLGIVDDSIDGIYKTLHKTAMISKASGGIGLHISNIRGRGAPINGSNGASTGIVPMLRVFNNTARYVDQGGNKRPGAFCIYLEPWHCDIIEFLQLRKNHGAEELRARDLFFALWIPDLFMKRVENDEEWSLFSPDSAPGLADCYGEEFERLYEKYERELVPVKRMKAHQIWREILSSQTETGGPFMLYKDSCNRKSNQKNLGTIKSSNLCCEIIEYSSPDEIAVCNLASVALPTYIKVENSKIWFDYDKLHSVVKLLTKNLDRIIDVCKYPVPETEYSNKRNRPLAIGVQGFADTLMMLRLPFESDDAAELNRNIFETIYHAAVESSIELAAKYGAYETFTGSPASEGLLQFDLWGLNKENYEFFYNDWDDLKAKLKDGPGMRNSLLVAPMPTASTSQILGFTESFEPMTSMIYARRVLSGEYKLVNRYMVQDFCDLGIWDEKLKNRIIHENGSVQSIEGIPKELKDIYKTVWEMSQRKLVDLSCGRAPFIDQSQSLNLYLKTVTMGKLTSMHFYTWKKGLKTGMYYLRTQAASSAIKFTINDENTLSGPVTIPEKPVSKLEYVRRYHSEEPLLLTPSSKDRSLENMSSPSGSSNFSIHDDTPIVCGIFEEGKCQGCSG; from the coding sequence ATGATGACAAATCCTATTACGGTGAAGAATAAGCTCGGTGaaacttcttcattaaGTGAAGATGATCTACTTGAAAAGCTAACAAGCTTATCTTTTGGTTTAAATACCAAGTATATGAACCTTGGGTCCGTGGTTGAAAAGATTATGACTAGTATACCTTCGGAAATAAGTGAAGAGGAGCTTACTGGGTATATGGGTGAAACCTTGCAGTCGTCGGTTACCAGTCATCCAGATTTCTCTACACTTGCAGCAAGAGTCGAAGTATCTGAATTACACAATAGACTTTCTGGGGTTACGTTTAGTCAGAATTTGGGACTTCTTTTTAATGGAGTCAAGAATACCGATGTTGATGGACCGCCGGGGAAGAAGCAGAAACTATTGACTCCGACAGCTATTAGTAACAAATCCCTTATTTCTAGTGATTTCTATGAAATGGCACTAAAGTATAGCGATGTTATAGACAAGGCTATTGATCTCGAACGGGATTATGAATTCACGTATTTTGGTTGGAAGACGCTTTGTAAGTCGTATTTGTTAAAAGATGAAGCGGGAGTTATTCATGAGACTCCTCAATTTTTATTTATGAGAGTTGCATTGGCAATACACGGTCCTTTTGAAGACGTTGATAGTATTTTGGCAACATATAAGCTCATGTCTGAGAAATATTTCATCCATGCAACCCCAACTTTGTTTAATGCTGGGACAATCAATCAATTTCTATCTTCATGTTTCTTGTTAGGCATTGTGGATGACTCAATAGATGGCATTTATAAGACTTTGCACAAAACTGCGATGATCTCTAAAGCTTCTGGTGGTATTGGGTTACATATTTCTAATATCAGGGGGCGTGGTGCTCCTATAAATGGTTCCAATGGTGCTTCCACGGGAATTGTACCTATGTTGCGAGTTTTTAATAATACAGCTAGGTATGTTGATCAAGGAGGGAACAAACGCCCGGGAGCATTTTGTATATATTTGGAGCCTTGGCATTGCGATATTATTGAGTTTCTACAGTTAAGGAAAAACCATGGAGCTGAAGAGTTGAGAGCTAGAGATCTTTTTTTTGCTTTATGGATTCCTGATTTATTTATGAAGAGGGTTgaaaatgatgaagaaTGGTCCTTATTCTCTCCAGATTCGGCTCCTGGTTTAGCAGATTGTTATGGTGAGGAGTTTGAAAGACTTTATGAAAAATACGAACGTGAGTTAGTACCAGTAAAACGGATGAAGGCTCACCAGATATGGAGAGAGATTTTATCTTCGCAGACAGAAACAGGTGGACCATTTATGCTTTACAAAGATTCATGTAACAGGAAATCAAACCAAAAAAACCTTGGTACTATCAAGTCTTCTAACCTGTGTTGTGAGATTATTGAATACAGTTCTCCGGATGAAATTGCAGTCTGTAATTTGGCATCGGTCGCTCTACCGACATACATAAAGGTAGAGAATTCAAAGATCTGGTTTGATTATGATAAATTACACTCCGTGGTGAAACTACTTACCAAAAATTTGGATCGCATCATTGATGTCTGTAAATACCCTGTTCCTGAAACTGAATATAGCAATAAACGAAACAGACCATTAGCTATTGGTGTACAGGGATTTGCGGATACATTAATGATGCTTCGGTTGCCGTTTGAGTCAGATGATGCTGCCGAATTGAACAgaaatatttttgaaaCAATATACCACGCTGCAGTTGAATCATCAATAGAACTAGCGGCGAAGTATGGTGCATATGAAACTTTCACTGGATCACCGGCTAGTGAAGGGTTATTGCAATTTGATCTTTGGGGGTTAAACAAGGAAAATTATGAGTTTTTCTACAATGACTGGGACGATCTGAAGGCAAAGCTGAAGGATGGGCCGGGAATGAGGAATTCCTTACTTGTTGCACCAATGCCTACAGCCTCGACATCTCAGATTTTAGGCTTTACAGAGTCATTTGAACCAATGACATCAATGATATACGCTAGAAGGGTTCTCAGTGGAGAATATAAACTTGTTAATAGATATATGGTTCAAGACTTCTGTGACCTAGGAATTTGGGACgaaaaattaaaaaatagAATCATTCATGAAAATGGTTCCGTACAATCGATAGAGGGTATACCAAAAGAGCTAAAGGATATTTATAAGACCGTATGGGAGATGTCTCAGCGGAAACTGGTTGATCTATCTTGCGGCCGTGCACCATTTATTGACCAATCTCAGTCCCTGAATCTATATCTAAAAACAGTGACGATGGGGAAGTTGACTAGCATGCACTTTTATACCTGGAAGAAGGGTCTCAAAACTGGTATGTATTACCTAAGGACTCAGGCGGCATCCAGTGCCATTAAATTTACAATCAATGATGAAAACACACTTAGTGGCCCAGTAACTATTCCTGAGAAGCCAGTATCGAAGCTCGAATACGTTAGGAGATACCATAGCGAAGAGCCACTGCTACTTACACCATCATCGAAGGACCGCTCATTAGAGAACATGAGTTCGCCTTCAGGATCTTCAAATTTTTCTATACATGATGATACTCCTATAGTCTGTGGAATTTTTGAAGAAGGTAAGTGCCAGGGTTGTTCTGGTTAG
- the VPS30 gene encoding beclin 1 (Syntenic homolog of Ashbya gossypii ACR154W; Syntenic homolog of Saccharomyces cerevisiae YPL120W (VPS30)) produces the protein MSNNRFKCQNCHCPIEVDPSLLDLSLAQREMITNATGELDNNSAYRVPDDRKQLLKQVKTPAEIVMPSVVSPAESYVFLNANEGSAMPTRAVAEEAEDEDDDSSKTLSSNIQNLSNIFNILSSKSNVDYPICQVCCELLIQKLKKEYEEAVKKRNSYSEFVARLEKQKEKEGGSPTSSKDREEAANSSQDSHDKHITAEKEELIAKLVALENENNKLDKEIEELEEKLREREESEVKNVINQNLKDLEQISFIRDAQSLKNQYELTLNNLDKLRRTNIFNETFRISHSGPFGTINGLRLGGFGQVRVPWQEVNAAMGQLILLLATIACKIHHELDCYKLKPLGSYSKVEQFDQREQKWITYNAYRNDEFKLGKFFHKETSLDKALECIIAIVDQIAKKISELSREQNDDMELPYPMSRDKINSISVKLMGSEPTLEWTTACKFLLTNAKWLLAFSSQVT, from the coding sequence ATGTCCAACAATCGTTTTAAATGCCAGAACTGTCATTGTCCTATTGAAGTTGATCCATCTTTACTGGATCTTTCCCTGGCCCAGAGGGAGATGATAACTAACGCTACTGGTGAACTGGATAATAATTCTGCCTATAGAGTACCCGATGACAGAAAACAGTTGCTGAAACAAGTAAAAACGCCTGCGGAAATAGTAATGCCATCTGTTGTCAGTCCTGCAGAATCATATGTGTTTTTAAACGCTAATGAAGGTAGTGCAATGCCCACAAGGGCGGTCGCGGAGGAGgcagaagatgaagatgatgatagCTCCAAAACGCTATCTTCAAACATACAAAACCTAAGCAATATATTCAACATCCTTTCCTCCAAGAGCAATGTTGATTATCCTATTTGCCAAGTCTGCTGTGAGCTACTGATACAGAAACTGAAGAAAGAATACGAGGAAGCTGTCAAAAAGCGTAATTCGTACAGTGAGTTTGTAGCCCGTTTAGAGAAACAgaaagaaaaagaaggcGGTTCTCCTACTAGCTCCAAGGATCGCGAAGAAGCTGCAAACTCCTCGCAAGACTCACATGATAAGCATATCACTGCGGAGAAAGAGGAACTAATCGCGAAACTAGTCGCCCTTGAAAACGAGAATAATAAACTAGACAAGGAAATAGAGGAGCTGGAGGAGAAACTGCGTGAGAGAGAGGAGTCAGAAGTCAAGAATGTTATCAACCAGAACTTAAAAGACCTAGAGCAAATTTCATTCATTAGGGACGCTCAATCGCTAAAAAACCAATACGAACTCACGTTGAATAACCTCGACAAATTAAGAAGAACCAACATATTCAATGAAACTTTTCGAATCTCCCATTCAGGGCCCTTTGGAACAATCAATGGTCTACGTCTTGGTGGTTTCGGACAGGTCCGCGTGCCATGGCAAGAAGTCAATGCCGCAATGGGCCAGTTGATTCTCTTGCTTGCGACTATTGCATGTAAAATCCATCATGAGCTAGATTGCTACAAATTAAAACCGCTAGGTTCCTACTCAAAAGTTGAACAATTTGATCAGCGCGAACAGAAGTGGATCACTTACAATGCGTACAGAAACGATGAATTCAAGCTTGGCAAGTTTTTTCACAAAGAAACATCGCTTGATAAGGCACTCGAATGCATTATAGCTATTGTAGATCAAATTGCAAAGAAAATATCAGAACTATCAAGAGAACAAAACGATGATATGGAGCTACCTTATCCAATGAGTCGCGACAAGATTAACAGCATATCGGTGAAGCTAATGGGTAGCGAACCGACTCTTGAATGGACTACTGCTTGTAAGTTTCTATTGACTAATGCAAAGTGGCTTTTGGCATTTTCGTCCCAAGTGACCTGA
- the GEP3 gene encoding Gep3p (Syntenic homolog of Ashbya gossypii ADL278C; Syntenic homolog of Saccharomyces cerevisiae YOR205C (GEP3)), which produces MLRSCISIINKHRFISCKLCGTEIQSINPKAPGYYSPPKQISERPNAAKALSEIKYLLFSQDIQNLKLSEEGYYKKDLQSKIPERVSCKVCHEAQHKNSYRVEDFPSRSFEDVKQLVPRDANIYHIAPLTDFPLNVDRSILRLDGRGCNLLFSKSDNILSKSGRMTHKAKEFFTAYFKEELGVKVRNVVVFSSTKNWNIPSVLNSLTNNSCLLGRPNVGKSSLINALLKTAGPEGYRMETKNHIQVPHDYIPSKNEIYKFNEAGVCNIPNFTRNIQTYKFEGKTLHDLPGYEDFSHSTYYSTLLQKQYLEDIRKTSKFDTNKLEKMRYISLLGNGNACYTVNGLFYLIPPPSTTNQLISFIPGTVMMYKNLDSALDVAHKAITEDKHSRRRDYPIKPFLTDKKNFVRHVIPPFQGSIEIVFKDIGYMRLRSVGKYQFTGLYEIWVPKGIEVCIREPLATLIQGVTESKGSSKNKAPVYSRNKPVVSSTYIMDPAEEDTFKRMGEMFLERRDISASRILNEDPMQLVSKRWDSSPNLYWHYSWNDSKKNSTPL; this is translated from the coding sequence ATGTTGAGGTCATGCATTTCTATCATAAATAAGCATAGGTTTATATCGTGTAAACTATGTGGTACTGAAATCCAAAGTATAAATCCTAAAGCTCCAGGGTACTATTCACCTCCTAAACAAATTAGTGAACGACCCAATGCAGCTAAAGCATTATCAGAAATAAAATACCTTTTATTTTCTCAGGATATACAGAATTTGAAGTTGAGCGAGGAAGGTTATTACAAAAAGGATCTGCAAAGTAAGATACCTGAAAGAGTTAGCTGTAAGGTCTGTCATGAAGCGCAGCATAAGAACTCATATCGTGTAGAAGATTTTCCTTCGAGGTCATTTGAAGATGTTAAGCAGTTGGTACCTCGGGATGCGAACATATATCATATTGCTCCTTTGACTGATTTTCCTTTGAATGTCGATAGGTCAATATTACGGCTCGATGGGCGTGGTTGCAACCTGTTATTCTCTAAATCAGATAATATACTCTCGAAGTCCGGCCGTATGACACATAAAGCTAAGGAATTCTTCACTGCATACTTTAAGGAAGAGCTTGGCGTAAAGGTCCGGAACGTTGTGGTATTTTCTTCAACCAAGAACTGGAACATTCCCTCTGTGTTAAACTCTTTAACTAATAACTCCTGTCTTTTAGGAAGGCCTAATGTTGGAAAATCATCGTTAATCAACGCTCTTCTGAAAACTGCTGGTCCAGAAGGCTATCGCATGGAAACAAAAAACCACATACAAGTGCCGCACGACTATATTCCTTCGAAGAATGAAATCTATAAATTCAATGAAGCAGGAGTATGTAATATTCCAAACTTTACAAGGAATATCCAGACATATAAATTTGAAGGCAAAACGTTGCATGATTTACCAGGATACGAGGACTTTAGTCATTCAACCTACTATAGTACTTTACTTCAAAAACAATATTTGGAGGACATAAGGAAGACCTCAAAGTTTGATACAAATAAATTGGAAAAGATGAGGTACATTTCTCTATTGGGCAATGGAAATGCCTGCTACACTGTTAATGGACTATTCTACCTAATTCCACCACCATCTACGACGAACCAGCTGATCAGTTTCATCCCAGGAACAGTTATGATGTACAAAAACCTAGATTCCGCGTTAGATGTAGCCCATAAAGCTATAACAGAAGACAAACACAGCCGCCGCCGTGACTATCCCATCAAACCATTTTTGACTGACAAGAAAAACTTTGTTAGGCACGTTATTCCGCCCTTCCAGGGTTCTATTGAGATTGTTTTTAAGGATATAGGTTATATGCGCCTGCGTTCAGTCGGTAAATATCAGTTTACTGGATTGTATGAAATCTGGGTTCCAAAGGGGATTGAAGTGTGTATCAGAGAACCATTAGCAACTTTAATTCAAGGAGTCACGGAGTCTAAAGGCTCTTCAAAGAATAAAGCACCGGTGTATTCTAGAAATAAACCCGTAGTATCCTCAACCTACATCATGGACCCTGCTGAAGAGGATACATTTAAAAGAATGGGAGAAATGTTCCTTGAAAGAAGAGATATCTCAGCTAGCAGAATTTTAAACGAAGACCCTATGCAACTAGTATCTAAACGATGGGACTCATCTCCAAATCTATATTGGCACTACTCTTGGAATGATTCTAAGAAGAATTCAACGCCGTTATGA
- the NOC2 gene encoding mRNA-binding ribosome synthesis protein NOC2 (Syntenic homolog of Ashbya gossypii ADL277W; Syntenic homolog of Saccharomyces cerevisiae YOR206W (NOC2)): protein MGKVSKATKKFQTKHLKHTLDHRKKIKAHNKKIQGRRGNKSEEEKKALALTKDEQKLQKSTKEEVFKDMSVEKFFDGGFAIPKVDKKLGAAKPNGSEDESDQESDSSFDEDDMKENMENLASKDPEFYEYLKKNDEELLDFQATNPLDGISDEEEEPAEELEKEKKPEESGQVSVSLKMVSKWRKALKEKPTTKLVRNLVSAFKAAVNVNKDESANYLFAVSDAKAFQELMFLVLKDLPVAIQKMVPYKIVRNVRTLPSNLNVTKLSSILKVHAGSLIVLLQDITNTETAALVLHSTNELLPYFLSYRKILKELISSAVYVWSTTQEVDTQIAIFAFLNNASREFKKSLLQTVLKSTYSTFMKSCRKTNMRTMPLINLQKNSSTELFGIDPVLGYQIGFEYIRQLAINLRNTTSGTTKRSSKVNSAEAYKLIYNWQYCHALDFWSRVLAAHCNPEKEKGTESPLRQLIYPLVQVTLGVIRLVPTAQFFPLRFYLIRSLIRLSQHTGVFIPIYPLLSEILSSTAFTKQAKKNSSLAMFDFDHNIKCNQAYLGTKIYQDALAEQFVELVAEFYVLYAKSVAFPELTTPAIISLRRYVKTTKNMKFNRMLSVLIEKLNKNNDFILKKRSQIDFGPNNKSEVARFLNDVPWETTPLGSYVKAQREVKEEKARILRESLEEEKNSSQDEELLPDASSDAADDEELSE, encoded by the coding sequence ATGGGTAAAGTTTCCAAAGCTACTAAAAAGTTTCAAACGAAGCATCTAAAGCATACTTTAGATCATAGAAAGAAAATAAAGGCTCATAATAAAAAGATACAAGGACGTAGAGGTAATAAatctgaagaagaaaagaaagCTTTAGCGCTAACCAAGGATGAGCAGAAACTACAGAAATCTACTAAGGAGGAGGTTTTTAAGGATATGAGTGTTGAGAAGTTTTTTGATGGCGGGTTTGCAATTCCAAAAGTAGATAAAAAGCTAGGTGCCGCCAAGCCCAACGGTAGTGAGGATGAAAGTGACCAAGAGAGCGATTCATCatttgatgaagatgatatGAAGGAAAACATGGAGAATTTGGCATCTAAGGATCCTGAATTTTATGAATATctaaagaaaaatgatgaagaactaCTGGATTTCCAGGCCACCAATCCTTTAGATGGGATAAgtgatgaagaagaggagcCAGCAGAGGAATTAgagaaggaaaagaaacctGAAGAAAGTGGTCAAGTTTCAGTTTCATTAAAAATGGTGTCTAAATGGAGAAAAGCATTAAAAGAGAAGCCTACTACGAAGTTGGTGAGAAACCTTGTTTCTGCTTTTAAAGCAGCTGTAAATGTCAACAAAGACGAGTCTGCAAACTACCTTTTTGCTGTTTCCGATGCGAAGGCATTCCAAGAGTTGATGTTTTTGGTTTTAAAGGATCTGCCTGTTGCTATTCAAAAGATGGTGCCATATAAGATTGTCAGAAATGTCAGAACACTTCCTTCTAACTTAAATGTAACAAAGCTTTCTTCAATCCTTAAAGTTCATGCAGGATCTTTAATTGTCTTATTGCAAGATATAACTAACACAGAAACCGCTGCGCTCGTGCTTCACTCGACAAACGAGTTGTTACCATACTTCTTATCTTACAGAAAAATCCTAAAGGAGTTGATCAGTTCTGCAGTTTATGTTTGGTCTACTACTCAGGAAGTTGACACTCAGATTGCTATATTTGCGTTCTTAAATAATGCTTCCAGGGAGTTCAAGAAATCGCTCTTGCAAACGGTTTTGAAGTCCACATATTCTACATTTATGAAGTCATGCAGAAAGACCAACATGCGTACGATGCCTTTGATTAACCTCCAGAAGAATTCATCCACTGAACTCTTTGGCATTGATCCTGTGCTTGGCTACCAAATCGGGTTTGAGTACATCAGACAACTAGCAATCAACTTAAGGAATACTACCAGTGGTACCACTAAGAGGTCATCCAAAGTTAATTCAGCAGAGGCATATAAGCTGATCTATAATTGGCAATACTGTCACGCTCTAGATTTCTGGTCGCGTGTATTGGCAGCTCACTGCAATCCAGAGAAGGAAAAAGGTACTGAATCTCCACTAAGACAATTGATATACCCATTGGTACAAGTTACCCTGGGTGTGATTAGGCTGGTTCCAACCGCTCAGTTTTTCCCTCTAAGGTTCTATCTAATCAGATCTTTAATTAGATTGTCACAACATACAGGGGTTTTCATACCTATTTATCCTCTTCTATCTGAAATATTGTCATCTACCGCCTTTACAAAGCAAGCCAAGAAGAACTCTTCTTTGGCTATGTTTGATTTTGACCATAATATCAAGTGTAACCAGGCTTACTTGGGAACGAAGATTTATCAAGACGCTTTAGCTGAACAATTTGTTGAGCTCGTTGCAGAGTTCTACGTACTATACGCTAAAAGCGTGGCATTCCCAGAATTAACAACTCCTGCTATTATTTCTCTGCGTCGTTACGTTAAAACTACAAAGAATATGAAATTTAATAGGATGTTGTCTGTCTTGATTGAGAAGTTGAACAAGAATAATGACTTCATTTTGAAAAAAAGGTCTCAGATTGATTTCGGTCCAAATAACAAGTCTGAAGTTGCAAGGTTCTTAAACGACGTACCTTGGGAAACCACTCCTTTAGGTTCATATGTTAAAGCTCAACGTGAAGTTAAGGAAGAAAAGGCTAGAATATTGAGAGAATCAttagaagaagaaaagaacTCATCTCaagatgaagaactttTGCCCGATGCTTCCTCAGATGCAgctgatgatgaagaactGAGCGAGTAG